In the Methanobacterium spitsbergense genome, one interval contains:
- a CDS encoding thiamine pyrophosphate-dependent enzyme has protein sequence MVIVSGIGQAGKLPHFLKSHTYNSLHSRALSPATAIKAVNKDLKVIVTTGDGDMYGEGGNHFIHYCSPKS, from the coding sequence TTGGTAATTGTATCTGGAATAGGTCAAGCAGGTAAATTACCACATTTCCTTAAATCACATACATATAACAGTCTTCACAGCAGAGCTCTTTCACCTGCAACAGCGATAAAAGCCGTAAACAAAGACCTTAAAGTGATAGTGACAACTGGTGATGGAGATATGTATGGAGAGGGAGGTAATCATTTCATACACTACTGTTCGCCGAAATCCTAA
- a CDS encoding thiamine pyrophosphate-dependent enzyme, with amino-acid sequence MEREVIISYTTVRRNPNITCIVHDNMVYGLTKGQASPTTLRGMKTSYQVEGVSEEPFNPLTVAIALDASFVARTFSGDPEHMKETFKPAINHECYSLVDVFQPCVTFNKINTYQWFKENTYHLDISHDLFNKNEALKRAAEKDKYPLGIFYKNNDKKTFEETLKVYTDDKLPLYERQVDMQKLEDLIESRRRL; translated from the coding sequence ATGGAGAGGGAGGTAATCATTTCATACACTACTGTTCGCCGAAATCCTAATATAACTTGTATAGTCCATGACAATATGGTTTATGGTTTAACTAAAGGCCAAGCATCTCCTACAACCCTGAGGGGAATGAAAACATCATATCAAGTAGAAGGTGTATCTGAAGAACCGTTTAATCCATTAACAGTTGCTATTGCTCTAGATGCCTCTTTTGTGGCAAGAACTTTTTCCGGAGATCCTGAACATATGAAAGAAACTTTTAAACCAGCAATAAATCATGAATGCTATTCACTTGTGGATGTATTTCAGCCCTGTGTAACCTTTAATAAAATAAATACTTATCAATGGTTTAAAGAAAATACATATCATCTTGACATTTCCCATGATCTATTCAATAAAAATGAAGCATTAAAAAGAGCCGCAGAAAAAGATAAATATCCATTAGGAATATTCTACAAAAACAATGATAAGAAAACTTTCGAAGAGACTTTAAAAGTTTATACTGATGATAAATTACCATTATATGAAAGACAAGTTGATATGCAGAAATTAGAGGATTTAATTGAGTCTAGAAGGAGACTTTAA
- a CDS encoding DUF362 domain-containing protein has translation MDERTVFVEGVLPNSESLSASIKKVLLKSTNNLEWLSKGDLVLLKPALNSPNPYPSTTHPLSVKVVKEVLTEMGAEVVVGDQSGLKDVLQDSSGVIHGKTQDNYTKSGMGTIEDRFISFESEGWEEGFIHYQSQHTRSWPKGFYATRWIKEADHIINLPRLSTHSQGGVTLGFKNMVGILRDDSRMDFHANGPFNNFIKNEAHGSNLKSVDDGSDTFIEKIVEINNAIKEKLRTTLFVATKAQTTFGPNTNALKIGKLEIGKAHVVKLKPGLVFASNDPVSTESFAIAILKDLRKNLPSLPRLSSELLLFSNNNVTKLDETPINDMKFIRHAIDIGLGEMPTQLIYNNIPESLKKRLKEYI, from the coding sequence ATGGATGAAAGAACAGTTTTTGTAGAGGGCGTATTACCAAATTCTGAATCATTAAGTGCTTCAATTAAAAAAGTGTTATTAAAATCTACAAATAATTTAGAATGGCTCTCCAAGGGTGATCTTGTTCTTTTAAAACCTGCACTAAATTCACCTAACCCTTACCCATCCACAACACATCCACTATCAGTAAAAGTTGTCAAGGAAGTTCTAACAGAAATGGGTGCAGAGGTAGTTGTTGGAGATCAATCAGGATTAAAGGATGTTCTCCAAGATTCATCTGGTGTTATACATGGAAAAACTCAGGACAATTATACCAAATCAGGCATGGGCACAATAGAGGACAGATTCATAAGTTTTGAATCTGAAGGCTGGGAAGAAGGATTTATCCACTACCAATCACAACATACTAGATCATGGCCCAAGGGTTTTTATGCAACCAGATGGATTAAAGAGGCTGATCATATTATTAATTTACCAAGGTTAAGTACCCACAGTCAGGGAGGTGTTACCCTGGGTTTTAAGAATATGGTAGGTATATTAAGGGATGATAGCAGGATGGATTTCCATGCAAACGGTCCATTTAATAATTTCATAAAAAATGAAGCCCATGGAAGCAATCTTAAATCAGTAGATGATGGATCTGATACTTTTATTGAGAAGATAGTGGAAATAAATAATGCCATCAAAGAAAAACTTCGTACAACACTTTTTGTTGCAACAAAAGCACAGACAACATTCGGACCAAACACCAATGCCCTTAAAATTGGAAAATTAGAAATAGGTAAGGCACATGTTGTTAAACTCAAACCAGGATTAGTATTTGCAAGTAACGATCCAGTTTCAACAGAATCATTCGCAATAGCAATATTAAAAGACTTAAGAAAGAACTTACCTTCATTACCCCGACTATCTTCGGAATTACTATTATTCTCCAACAATAACGTTACAAAACTCGACGAGACACCCATCAACGATATGAAATTTATACGCCATGCAATTGATATTGGACTAGGAGAAATGCCCACCCAACTAATTTATAACAATATTCCAGAAAGTTTAAAGAAACGCTTAAAAGAATACATTTAA
- a CDS encoding NAD-dependent epimerase/dehydratase family protein, with the protein MEKILVTGAGGFIGSHLAKQLYEDDYDVRVVDIKWEGYTSEPYYTEKLTLDLRVAENCRKATEGMDHVFHLAANMGGIGFITEVGAEIMHDSVLMNTNMLQASLNNNIERFFFSSSACIYPTYLQEDSDNPGLKEEDAYPADPDDFYGWEKLYTEKMCEAYQRDYDLEVRVARFHNIYGPEGTYDGGREKSPAALCRKVAQTSNPGTIEIWGDGEQSRSYCYIDDCIEGILRLMKSDFNQPLNIGSDRLITINEIADLIIDISGKDIEKKYDLSAPQGVRGRNADLTLIKKILGWEPQIPLEKGFNETYNWINEQVNK; encoded by the coding sequence GTGGAAAAGATTTTAGTTACTGGTGCAGGGGGTTTTATTGGTAGTCATCTTGCAAAACAGCTTTATGAAGATGATTATGATGTTAGAGTAGTAGATATTAAATGGGAGGGTTATACTTCTGAACCATATTACACTGAGAAATTGACATTGGATTTAAGGGTGGCAGAGAATTGTAGAAAGGCAACTGAAGGTATGGATCATGTTTTTCATCTTGCCGCTAATATGGGTGGTATTGGTTTCATTACAGAGGTTGGTGCAGAAATTATGCACGATAGCGTACTCATGAATACTAATATGTTACAAGCATCATTGAATAATAATATAGAACGATTTTTTTTCTCTTCATCCGCTTGTATTTATCCCACATACCTTCAGGAAGATTCTGATAACCCTGGTTTAAAGGAGGAAGATGCTTATCCTGCAGACCCTGATGATTTTTATGGCTGGGAGAAACTTTACACAGAAAAAATGTGTGAAGCTTATCAAAGAGATTACGATCTAGAGGTTAGAGTTGCCCGTTTCCATAATATCTATGGTCCTGAGGGTACTTATGATGGGGGAAGAGAAAAGTCACCAGCAGCACTTTGTCGTAAGGTAGCACAGACATCTAATCCTGGAACAATTGAAATATGGGGTGATGGTGAACAGAGCAGATCTTATTGTTATATCGATGATTGTATAGAAGGAATCCTCCGTTTGATGAAATCTGATTTTAATCAACCCCTAAATATAGGATCAGACCGTTTAATTACTATAAATGAGATTGCAGATTTAATTATTGACATATCTGGAAAAGATATAGAAAAAAAATATGATCTATCTGCCCCACAGGGAGTTCGAGGACGAAATGCAGATTTAACTCTTATAAAAAAGATTTTAGGCTGGGAACCCCAAATCCCTTTAGAAAAAGGTTTCAATGAAACTTATAACTGGATTAATGAGCAAGTAAATAAATAA
- a CDS encoding histone family protein, giving the protein MGELSIAPIRRIIKNADANIRISEDSKEALGKVLEQYGEDISKQAILLAKHAGRTTIKAVDIELAIKEID; this is encoded by the coding sequence ATGGGTGAACTATCAATAGCACCAATAAGAAGAATAATAAAAAATGCAGATGCAAATATAAGAATCAGTGAGGATTCAAAAGAAGCTTTAGGAAAAGTTTTAGAACAATATGGAGAAGATATTTCCAAACAAGCAATTCTACTTGCAAAACACGCTGGAAGAACAACTATTAAAGCAGTAGATATTGAACTAGCAATTAAAGAAATAGATTAA
- a CDS encoding AAA family ATPase, with amino-acid sequence MKLLELEIHNFRGIRNLTIKPEGKNFLIYGPNGSGKSAVVDALDFLLTGQISRMTGKGTKGITLKKHGHHIDYSAEDTDVKAMVQIHGVEEPIEIKRNLSSPNDLICDDSVKEVINPVLELASRGQHVLTRREILNYVNADSNTRGKQIQTLLKITDVEETRMKLLKVRNTLKSNYQAAKNSRNTISAAINSNVGINSFDEDKILDFVNLKRKILGRTPIEELKSDKLKENLESQSLPSDMGINTRLLKNDIDKLQIIKSVENRENIRNIDVELRDLKAKISSDHNMKDALDHLRLSRLGLDLLGHDGSCPLCDTLWETDNLKEHLKNKIEVLTYAAENLDRMIKLSDELIIEVNQVLASLNEIIKSAEILELKEEINILKNWFNDLEILLSVLEGDNYPDPRFNGHLIEVLLAPVNLQVILDNIYSAAIEISPEPSDEQTAWDNLTKLEENLKNYEKSTNDCLKSFESYKKGEILLNTFLESRNSILNNLFAEIKDRFVELYRQLHGFDEMEFNALLVSEGAGVDFKVDFHGRGVNPPHALHSEGHQDSMGICLYLALAERLTQGFIDLIILDDVMMSVDAPHRREICNLLANFFKGRQFFITTHDQTWARQLQSEGVITSKNRIEFSNWTIENGPSMNILGDIWEVIENDLDRNDIPSAAAKLRRGSEEYFSQVCASLQAPVRFKFNGQYELGDLLSGAMSEYKSQLKHAKTAARSWENYDELERLTEIEDFSKEIFEKINLERWAVNPAVHFNEGTDFTLEDFKPVVETFHDLFSIFQCDKCGTFIHLVINGPRAEAVKCNCGNITWNLMDKNNKNI; translated from the coding sequence ATGAAACTGCTTGAACTTGAGATTCATAATTTCAGAGGGATAAGAAACCTTACAATTAAACCAGAGGGAAAAAACTTCTTGATCTACGGTCCTAATGGCTCCGGTAAAAGTGCTGTTGTGGATGCATTAGATTTTCTTTTAACGGGACAGATATCCCGTATGACCGGTAAGGGAACCAAGGGTATTACTTTAAAAAAACATGGCCATCATATTGATTATTCAGCCGAAGATACAGATGTTAAAGCAATGGTCCAGATTCATGGTGTTGAAGAACCTATTGAAATTAAACGAAACCTTTCAAGTCCAAATGATTTGATATGTGATGATTCCGTTAAAGAGGTGATAAACCCTGTTTTAGAACTTGCTAGTCGAGGTCAGCATGTTTTAACCCGGCGCGAAATACTTAACTACGTCAATGCCGACTCAAATACACGTGGCAAACAGATACAAACTCTTCTTAAGATTACAGATGTTGAAGAAACACGTATGAAATTATTAAAAGTCAGAAATACTCTAAAAAGTAATTATCAGGCAGCTAAAAATTCCAGAAATACCATATCTGCAGCTATTAATTCTAATGTTGGAATAAATAGCTTTGATGAAGATAAAATACTTGATTTTGTAAATCTAAAAAGGAAAATTTTAGGCAGAACACCCATAGAAGAACTTAAATCAGATAAATTAAAAGAAAATCTAGAATCTCAAAGTTTACCCTCAGATATGGGAATAAACACTCGTTTATTAAAAAATGATATTGATAAACTTCAGATCATAAAATCAGTTGAAAATAGAGAGAATATACGTAATATAGACGTTGAATTACGTGACTTAAAGGCTAAAATATCTTCTGACCACAATATGAAAGATGCATTAGATCATCTTAGACTATCAAGATTAGGATTGGATTTATTAGGTCATGATGGTAGCTGTCCACTTTGTGATACCCTATGGGAAACCGATAATCTTAAGGAACATTTAAAAAATAAGATAGAAGTTCTAACATATGCAGCAGAAAATTTGGATAGAATGATTAAATTATCAGATGAGTTAATCATAGAAGTGAATCAAGTACTTGCAAGTTTGAATGAAATAATAAAATCAGCTGAGATATTAGAATTAAAGGAAGAAATAAACATTTTGAAGAATTGGTTTAATGATTTAGAAATACTTTTATCTGTTCTTGAGGGTGATAACTATCCTGATCCCCGATTTAATGGTCACTTAATAGAAGTTCTTCTAGCACCAGTAAATTTACAGGTTATTTTAGATAATATTTATTCTGCGGCTATTGAAATTTCACCAGAGCCATCTGATGAACAAACTGCTTGGGATAATTTAACCAAGCTCGAGGAGAACCTCAAAAATTATGAAAAGTCAACAAATGATTGTTTAAAATCATTTGAATCATATAAAAAAGGGGAAATTCTTTTAAACACTTTTTTAGAATCTAGAAACTCCATTTTAAATAATTTATTCGCTGAGATTAAAGATCGTTTTGTTGAACTCTATAGGCAACTTCATGGATTTGATGAAATGGAGTTTAATGCCCTTTTAGTTTCAGAAGGTGCAGGAGTAGATTTTAAGGTTGATTTTCATGGCAGAGGAGTAAATCCTCCACATGCACTTCACAGTGAAGGACACCAGGATAGTATGGGTATTTGCTTGTATCTTGCACTTGCAGAAAGGCTCACACAAGGATTTATTGATCTCATAATCTTGGATGATGTGATGATGAGTGTTGATGCACCACACAGAAGAGAGATATGTAATCTGTTAGCTAACTTCTTCAAGGGAAGACAATTCTTTATTACCACCCATGACCAGACATGGGCAAGGCAACTGCAATCAGAAGGTGTTATCACATCCAAGAATAGGATTGAATTCTCTAACTGGACTATTGAAAACGGTCCTTCTATGAATATATTAGGAGATATATGGGAAGTAATAGAAAATGATCTTGATAGAAATGATATACCTTCAGCTGCTGCCAAACTCAGAAGAGGTTCAGAAGAATATTTCAGCCAAGTTTGCGCATCATTACAAGCCCCTGTGAGGTTCAAATTTAATGGCCAGTATGAGTTGGGTGATTTGTTAAGTGGAGCAATGTCTGAATATAAAAGCCAACTTAAACATGCTAAAACCGCTGCAAGATCCTGGGAAAATTATGATGAACTTGAAAGATTAACCGAGATTGAAGACTTTTCAAAGGAAATATTTGAAAAAATAAATTTGGAAAGATGGGCTGTAAATCCAGCTGTACATTTTAATGAAGGGACAGATTTCACACTTGAAGACTTCAAACCAGTTGTTGAAACATTCCATGACCTGTTTTCAATTTTCCAGTGTGATAAATGTGGTACTTTTATACACTTGGTTATTAATGGTCCTCGTGCAGAAGCTGTTAAATGTAATTGTGGAAACATTACATGGAATTTAATGGATAAAAATAATAAAAATATATGA
- the tfe gene encoding transcription factor E: protein MLKNSQVQELLMDITDDEKNSITIIECLLNGKTSDESIAEETEIKLNIVRKILNKLYDAGVASYKRSKDPETNFEIYNWKFDQKKVNDIISDKHEDLLKEIERSLKYEKDNMFFACKANGHRYIYENASEYNFICPKCGESLEYQDNTLIIGELLNKKAKYESMSKIKTEYLSYIN, encoded by the coding sequence ATGTTAAAAAATTCACAAGTTCAAGAATTATTAATGGACATCACAGATGATGAAAAAAATAGTATTACGATTATTGAATGTTTATTAAATGGTAAAACATCTGATGAATCTATTGCTGAAGAAACTGAAATAAAGTTAAATATTGTAAGAAAGATCCTTAATAAATTATATGACGCAGGGGTAGCTTCATATAAAAGATCTAAGGATCCTGAAACCAACTTTGAAATTTATAATTGGAAATTTGACCAGAAAAAGGTAAATGATATAATTAGTGATAAACACGAAGATTTATTGAAAGAAATTGAAAGATCACTAAAATATGAAAAAGATAATATGTTCTTTGCATGTAAGGCCAATGGTCACAGATACATATATGAAAATGCTTCAGAATACAACTTTATATGCCCAAAATGTGGTGAATCACTTGAATATCAAGACAATACTTTAATAATAGGGGAACTATTAAATAAGAAAGCCAAATATGAATCTATGAGTAAAATAAAAACAGAATACTTAAGTTATATAAATTAA
- a CDS encoding 30S ribosomal protein S14 translates to MPKKYGKGSRKCSRCNDHSSLVRRYNLMLCRQCFREIAARIGFKKYN, encoded by the coding sequence TTGCCAAAAAAATACGGAAAGGGTTCAAGAAAATGCAGCAGATGTAATGATCATTCATCTTTAGTTCGAAGATACAATCTTATGTTATGCAGACAATGTTTCAGAGAAATTGCAGCTAGAATTGGATTTAAGAAATATAACTAG
- a CDS encoding PAS domain S-box protein, with amino-acid sequence MVKADANIKNVDELEKIRKNEALLANLLENSSQPFSVGYPNGQLGLVNKTFEELTGYSMEELKSTDWSEILTPHEFRDMENEKLEELQRTGQPVRYEKEYIRKDGTRVPIELLMHIVKNENGTPEYYYSFITDISERKISEKLKQELLEKKQQLTEELTTSYEELKSTSEELHKSNEELQQYSEMLSTIYELNPDAIVLTTLSDSKIIDCNQEYLNQIGYSREETIGHTSIELNLLTSEERNAYIDATRGKKSVSNYELRVRRKDGSLINVQYSARHITINNEPIILNIGHDITERNKTEENLKESEERLRLAQNLGNVGIWDWNTITDELHFTPELEQLYGLTPGTIKTYQDWRQLTHPDDIEKIEVERDNKIAKNEPFDLEFRIFHNSGDIHWLSAKGGAIYDNQGSVIRVLGVNTDITDRKHAELLTQKLLKNEQQLTEELTTSNEELQSTSEELQVSNEELIHQGNRLLQINKALEESEERFHDLADNIPNLAWMADATGWIFWYNTQWFDYTGTTLEEMQGWGWQKVHHPDYVESITDDWASNIKAGKPYDNIFPLKGKDGNYRWFLTRVTPIRDEQGKLLRWFGTNTDITELKKSEEHNQKLLESEQQLTEELTTSNEELQSTSEELQTSNEELRYTTEELQISNENLRKVLKNYDQLNHTLMALRDSSFAMMHANDEDFYLDEVCRIIIEDCGHSMVWIGFTEEESKKVFPVAYSGFEEDYLKTLNITCDDTERGQGPTGTAIRTGNVYICENMFTDPKFKPWRQEATKRGYASSIVLPLINDNRVFGALNIYSKEPSPFSEEEIDLLKELTDDISYGLASLRLRIEHEKAEKVLKESLIEVERSNAELEQFAYITSHDLREPLRMITSFLQLLERRYGDQLDQDANEFIGFAVDGAKRLDAMINDILIYSRVSNKERNLTTVDNNEVIQEVYVNLAASIEDTNAEITYDSLPSIITDKQLMIQLFQNLISNAIKYRSEETPKIHISATKEKNQYLFTIKDNGIGISPEHLEKIFTIFQRLHTRDEYEGTGIGLAIAQKIVHQQGGYIWAESKLGKGSTFYFTIPIKE; translated from the coding sequence ATGGTCAAAGCTGATGCTAATATTAAAAATGTAGATGAATTGGAAAAAATTAGAAAAAATGAAGCATTACTCGCTAATTTACTTGAAAATTCTTCTCAGCCCTTTAGTGTAGGATATCCCAATGGACAATTGGGACTTGTTAATAAAACATTTGAGGAGCTTACTGGTTACTCAATGGAAGAGCTCAAAAGTACAGATTGGTCTGAAATTCTCACTCCTCATGAATTCAGGGATATGGAAAACGAAAAACTTGAAGAACTTCAACGCACAGGACAACCAGTAAGGTACGAAAAAGAGTATATAAGGAAAGATGGGACCAGAGTACCAATTGAACTATTGATGCATATAGTAAAAAATGAAAATGGCACACCTGAGTATTATTATTCATTTATCACTGATATCAGTGAACGTAAAATATCTGAAAAACTTAAACAAGAACTTTTAGAGAAGAAACAACAACTTACAGAGGAGTTAACAACTTCGTATGAAGAATTAAAATCCACGAGCGAAGAACTCCATAAATCTAATGAAGAACTTCAACAATATTCAGAAATGTTATCTACAATATATGAATTGAACCCAGATGCTATAGTTCTAACAACATTATCTGATTCAAAAATTATCGATTGTAACCAAGAATATCTAAATCAGATCGGTTATTCACGAGAAGAAACTATTGGACATACATCAATAGAACTTAATTTACTTACTTCCGAGGAACGTAACGCCTATATTGATGCAACACGAGGAAAAAAGAGCGTATCTAATTATGAACTAAGGGTTAGAAGGAAAGACGGATCATTAATCAACGTTCAATATTCTGCCAGACACATAACAATTAACAATGAACCAATAATACTCAACATAGGTCACGACATTACTGAACGTAACAAAACTGAAGAAAATTTAAAGGAAAGTGAAGAACGATTGCGTCTAGCCCAAAACCTAGGCAATGTAGGCATATGGGATTGGAATACAATCACAGATGAACTTCATTTTACCCCCGAACTCGAGCAATTATACGGCTTGACTCCCGGAACAATAAAAACATATCAAGATTGGCGTCAGTTAACTCACCCTGATGATATTGAAAAAATCGAAGTCGAAAGAGATAATAAAATTGCAAAAAACGAGCCATTCGATTTAGAATTCCGTATATTCCACAATTCAGGAGATATACATTGGTTATCGGCCAAAGGCGGGGCTATTTATGATAACCAAGGCAGTGTCATTCGTGTACTTGGTGTAAACACAGATATCACTGACCGAAAACATGCTGAATTGCTTACTCAGAAGCTTTTAAAGAATGAACAACAACTTACAGAAGAACTAACAACCTCAAATGAAGAATTACAATCCACAAGTGAAGAGCTTCAAGTATCCAATGAAGAACTTATCCATCAAGGAAATAGATTATTACAAATAAATAAAGCGCTGGAGGAAAGTGAAGAGCGTTTCCATGATCTTGCTGATAATATTCCTAATTTGGCATGGATGGCAGATGCCACAGGTTGGATATTTTGGTATAATACGCAATGGTTTGATTATACTGGTACAACATTAGAGGAAATGCAAGGATGGGGCTGGCAAAAAGTTCATCACCCTGACTATGTAGAGTCTATTACAGATGACTGGGCATCGAATATCAAAGCGGGAAAACCATATGATAACATATTCCCATTAAAAGGGAAGGATGGGAACTATAGATGGTTCCTAACGAGGGTTACTCCAATTAGAGATGAGCAAGGTAAACTTTTACGATGGTTTGGTACTAATACAGATATTACAGAACTTAAAAAAAGTGAAGAACATAATCAGAAGCTTTTAGAAAGTGAACAACAACTTACAGAAGAACTAACAACCTCAAATGAAGAATTACAATCCACAAGTGAAGAGCTTCAAACCTCAAATGAAGAATTAAGATACACTACAGAGGAGCTCCAGATATCTAATGAGAATCTTAGAAAAGTCTTGAAAAATTATGATCAACTTAATCATACCCTTATGGCACTTAGAGATAGTAGTTTTGCGATGATGCATGCTAATGATGAAGATTTTTATTTGGATGAAGTTTGTAGAATTATAATTGAAGACTGTGGTCATTCAATGGTTTGGATAGGTTTTACAGAAGAAGAAAGTAAGAAAGTTTTTCCCGTAGCATATTCTGGTTTTGAAGAAGATTATCTTAAAACATTGAATATCACATGTGATGATACAGAACGTGGCCAAGGACCTACAGGCACTGCTATTCGAACAGGAAATGTTTATATTTGTGAAAATATGTTCACAGATCCAAAATTCAAACCTTGGCGTCAAGAAGCCACCAAACGTGGTTACGCATCTTCAATCGTTCTACCACTTATTAATGATAATAGAGTATTTGGTGCATTGAATATTTATTCAAAAGAACCTAGTCCATTTTCAGAAGAAGAAATAGATTTACTTAAAGAGTTAACAGATGATATATCTTATGGACTTGCATCCCTCAGATTACGCATTGAACATGAGAAAGCCGAAAAAGTATTAAAAGAAAGTTTGATAGAAGTTGAGAGATCTAATGCTGAGCTTGAACAATTTGCTTATATCACCTCCCATGATTTAAGAGAACCTTTACGTATGATTACCAGCTTTTTACAGTTATTAGAGAGACGATACGGTGATCAGTTGGATCAGGACGCTAATGAATTTATAGGATTTGCAGTAGATGGGGCAAAACGATTGGATGCAATGATAAATGATATTCTAATCTATTCAAGAGTATCAAATAAAGAAAGAAATTTAACTACAGTAGATAATAATGAGGTTATTCAAGAGGTTTATGTAAATTTGGCAGCTTCAATAGAAGATACTAATGCTGAAATTACTTATGACTCATTACCATCAATTATTACAGATAAACAATTAATGATTCAACTGTTCCAAAACCTCATAAGCAATGCTATTAAATATCGAAGCGAAGAAACACCTAAAATTCACATATCTGCAACAAAAGAAAAAAATCAATACCTCTTTACAATAAAAGATAATGGAATTGGAATATCCCCAGAACACTTAGAAAAAATATTTACAATCTTTCAACGACTTCACACCCGTGACGAGTATGAAGGAACTGGAATTGGGCTTGCAATTGCCCAAAAAATTGTACATCAGCAAGGTGGATACATCTGGGCAGAATCAAAACTAGGGAAAGGTTCAACATTCTATTTTACAATCCCCATCAAAGAATAA
- a CDS encoding endonuclease/exonuclease/phosphatase family protein: MRILNFNIRFGGEKRTYKIVDYLLNNDFDMIVLTEFIKNDNGKEIIAKLVEKGYKTQPSNENGELGSFIASKEEFITKNVEDRWVEVYIPLMDLYVLGVYVPDKSGSQKNLFWKKILDYAEKHVENKVLITGDFNSCTKEDSSNKTEYNAKDLMKLEELGYIDLWKYNGTEESKGYTWFHYSGTGFRLDYAFVSSKLAETLEDVSVYSDSQIRESKISDHSPLVVI; the protein is encoded by the coding sequence ATGAGAATTTTAAATTTCAACATACGATTCGGTGGGGAGAAACGTACCTACAAAATAGTGGATTACTTGTTAAACAATGATTTTGATATGATCGTACTTACAGAATTTATTAAAAATGATAATGGTAAAGAAATTATAGCTAAATTAGTTGAGAAAGGGTATAAAACTCAACCATCAAATGAAAATGGTGAGTTAGGTTCATTTATTGCAAGTAAAGAGGAATTTATAACCAAGAATGTTGAGGATAGATGGGTTGAAGTTTATATTCCCCTCATGGATTTATATGTGCTTGGAGTATATGTTCCAGACAAGTCAGGATCTCAAAAGAATTTATTCTGGAAGAAAATATTAGATTACGCTGAGAAGCATGTTGAAAATAAAGTACTGATAACAGGTGACTTTAACAGTTGCACCAAAGAAGATTCTTCAAATAAAACAGAATACAATGCCAAGGATTTAATGAAACTAGAAGAATTAGGATACATAGACTTGTGGAAGTACAATGGAACAGAAGAGTCTAAAGGATATACTTGGTTTCACTACTCTGGAACTGGGTTCAGATTAGATTATGCATTCGTTTCATCAAAGCTTGCTGAAACATTAGAGGATGTATCAGTTTATTCAGATTCTCAAATCAGGGAGTCTAAAATATCTGATCATTCACCGTTGGTTGTAATTTGA